The following are encoded in a window of Acidimicrobiia bacterium genomic DNA:
- the atpB gene encoding F0F1 ATP synthase subunit A, giving the protein MTFAALFPHGISELFNWKGIFFDGTPFEINKTVIMVFVSVAICFYMFIVGGRKKALIPATAQSVAEIGYEFVQKNISEEIMGEDGRKWTPFLGTMFFFLFFVNIWSIIPPIIYPATSRIAIPLVLSLVSYCIFIGVGFYKQGPLYILKAIFPPGVPKPVYIFIAPIEFISKFVVRPMSLAIRLFANMFAGHILITLFTIMVAELVAHKSGIYQVPLAIVPFLGLTFITIFEILVAFLQAYIFTTLTAVYIAESSSEEH; this is encoded by the coding sequence GTGACATTTGCCGCTCTATTTCCGCATGGTATTTCTGAACTTTTCAATTGGAAAGGAATATTCTTTGATGGTACACCTTTTGAAATAAACAAGACAGTCATTATGGTTTTCGTATCAGTAGCTATATGTTTTTACATGTTCATAGTTGGTGGACGGAAAAAAGCCTTGATACCAGCAACTGCACAAAGTGTTGCTGAAATTGGTTATGAATTTGTTCAAAAGAATATTTCAGAAGAAATCATGGGTGAAGATGGACGTAAATGGACTCCATTTTTAGGAACTATGTTTTTCTTTTTGTTTTTTGTAAATATCTGGTCAATAATTCCACCAATCATTTACCCAGCAACTTCGCGAATAGCTATTCCTCTCGTACTTTCCTTGGTTTCGTATTGTATTTTTATAGGGGTCGGTTTCTATAAACAAGGACCACTATATATCCTTAAAGCCATTTTTCCTCCAGGTGTGCCGAAGCCTGTTTATATCTTTATTGCACCTATTGAGTTTATTTCTAAATTCGTAGTTAGACCAATGTCATTAGCCATTCGACTTTTTGCGAACATGTTCGCAGGTCATATATTGATTACACTTTTTACAATTATGGTTGCTGAACTAGTTGCTCACAAATCTGGTATATATCAAGTTCCACTAGCTATAGTTCCATTTTTGGGTCTAACATTTATTACCATTTTTGAAATCCTCGTGGCTTTCTTACAGGCGTACATATTTACAACATTAACTGCTGTATATATTGCCGAATCCTCTTCGGAGGAGCACTAA